AATCCTACTAGAATTAATTCATATGCAATCACAGCTACAGATGATAGGCCAACGCCAATCCCTTCAGTTGCAGCAAGAAATATCGAAGTAATGCCATCTAAAATGGATTTAGTTTGAAGTAAACTTGGCTCTCCGGTCAAACCTAATTGAATCGACCCCATTGTAGCCAAGGCTCCTACACAGAAAATCATCACTGCTGCGACAAATCCTTCTCCTAAATTGACATTTGTTTCTTTTCCTTTTGAAGTCTTCTCTTGAAGCCAATCCGCAAATTTACGAACACGCTCCTCCATTTGAACGCCTTCACCTACGAGCGCTCCACAAACGAGCGATAAAATCATAATCATACTACTAGGAATTTGAATGGCTCCTTTAATTCCTACTAAAAATACACAAAGAGCTAAACCTTGCATAATATGTTGGGAAAAACGATCTGCGATAATATTTCTGAGAAATACTCCCACAATCGCCCCTACTGCAATAGCTACTCCATTTATTAAAATAATCACTGAAAAACTCCTTCATTCTAAATCTATGACGCGAAGGAATTTTTCTCCTTAACGCTATTCCACAAAAAGACTTTGTGGATCTTCAAACGGAGATTCTATCTCCTCTGTTTCGTGCTTTCTTTCTAAAAAATATACTTGTTCAATAACAACTTCGGTAACGTAAACTTCTTGATGGTTCTTGTTCGTATAGCGACGGGTATTCAGTCTTCCTTCTACTCCAATCCGGTCTCCTTTTCTGACAAACTTGCCGATCCGTTCTGCAATTTTGCCCCAAGCGACCACTTGAATGAAGTGTGAATGATAAGAATCATCATTGTTTCGATATACATTTTGCACAGCAATTGTATTATTAAACACACTTTTTCCTGAAGGTTGAAGCTGTTGTACTTCCACCTCTTTGACAACACGACCAATTAAAGATACTAAATTCATGGAACCTACCTCCTATAGTTTTTCTATAGTAAGCTACGTTCCCTCCTTTTAATTGGATTTTTCTTCTTTTAGGTTTTGAGCAAATTCCGAGATTTTTCGAAGTCTATGATTCACTCCCGATTTTGAGATTGGACCAGAAGGAAGCATCTCCCCTAATTCTTTCAAACTAATTTCCGGATTTTCTAATCGGATTTTTGCGATTTCGGATAATTTATCCGGTAAGGAATCTAATCCTACCGTATCTTCGATATATTGAATCTCTTCAATTTGACGAGTTGCGGCATTAACTACCTTATTGATATTTGCATTTTCGCAATTCACAAGGCGGTTAGCTGTATTTCTCATATCTCGAATAATACGAATATCTTCAAAATGAAGCATGGCATTCGATGCGTGAATCACCGCTAAAAAGTCCGCAATTTTCTCTGCTTCTTTTAAATAAGTGATATATCCTTTTCGACGCTCAATCGTTCTAGCATTCAATCCAAAAGCATTCATCATCTGGCAAATATCATCATTGTGTTCTTCATAAATAGAGTAGATTTCTAGATGATAACGGCTCGTCTTTGGATCATTAATGGATCCTCCTGCTAGAAAAGCGCCTCGAAGATACGCACGCATTTTTTCTTCATCGTCTCTAATATTTTCTGGAACGCGCATATTGAATAATCCGCTTGATTTGATATTCAAATCTTCTAAAATTTCTTCCGTTCCATGTTTCAGACGTACAATATAAACATTGTTTTTCTTTAGCTTCATTTTGCGTCGAACCAAGAGCTCACTCTCAACTTGATAATACTTTTTCAATAAAATATAAATACGTCTAGCAATGGCTGCATTTTCCGTTTGAATATTTAAGATTAATTGGCGATTTAAAATCCCAACCGCACCATTCATACGAATAAGCGCCGCTAATTCGTATTTGGAATAATCATATTGCACTTCTAGCTGTGTTAACTCTTGTTTTGTTTCTGCAGCAAAAGATAATAAGGACACTCGTTTGTTCCTCCTTTCTCTTTTTGTCATAATGAAGGAGCCAAAAGACAAGCC
This Granulicatella adiacens ATCC 49175 DNA region includes the following protein-coding sequences:
- a CDS encoding DUF554 domain-containing protein, translating into MIILINGVAIAVGAIVGVFLRNIIADRFSQHIMQGLALCVFLVGIKGAIQIPSSMIMILSLVCGALVGEGVQMEERVRKFADWLQEKTSKGKETNVNLGEGFVAAVMIFCVGALATMGSIQLGLTGEPSLLQTKSILDGITSIFLAATEGIGVGLSSVAVIAYELILVGLSQFVSPYLSETVTVSMSAVGSLLLVGLAMNLLGITKIKVLNFLPAIFMPIIIVPILTMF
- a CDS encoding single-stranded DNA-binding protein, which encodes MNLVSLIGRVVKEVEVQQLQPSGKSVFNNTIAVQNVYRNNDDSYHSHFIQVVAWGKIAERIGKFVRKGDRIGVEGRLNTRRYTNKNHQEVYVTEVVIEQVYFLERKHETEEIESPFEDPQSLFVE
- the whiA gene encoding DNA-binding protein WhiA, whose amino-acid sequence is MTKRERRNKRVSLLSFAAETKQELTQLEVQYDYSKYELAALIRMNGAVGILNRQLILNIQTENAAIARRIYILLKKYYQVESELLVRRKMKLKKNNVYIVRLKHGTEEILEDLNIKSSGLFNMRVPENIRDDEEKMRAYLRGAFLAGGSINDPKTSRYHLEIYSIYEEHNDDICQMMNAFGLNARTIERRKGYITYLKEAEKIADFLAVIHASNAMLHFEDIRIIRDMRNTANRLVNCENANINKVVNAATRQIEEIQYIEDTVGLDSLPDKLSEIAKIRLENPEISLKELGEMLPSGPISKSGVNHRLRKISEFAQNLKEEKSN